The Hydractinia symbiolongicarpus strain clone_291-10 chromosome 2, HSymV2.1, whole genome shotgun sequence genomic sequence tataaaggaaaagaggaaactttggaaagagtggaagtcaggtggtagtaaaaatatttacttagaagctaagcgtcgggctcgtacagcagtgtataaggcaaaatcagaagcagagagaaacagatttgcagatgtgttaagaagggaagaccagcgcaatgaggtattcaagatagcaaagcaaatgaagaagactaatcaagatattgtaggtgagaagtgtatacgtaatgatgaaggtgttttggctagcacagaggaggagaaaagggtagcttggaagaatcattatcagaggttgcttaacactgagtttgattgggacgaggataatttgtctgatgatgatgtcgtagaagggccagccatgcagatcaagacagaatgggtagtggaggctattaggaaaatgaagattggcaagtctgcaggagtatcaggtattgttgcagagatggtaaaagcatctggatatattggagttgagcttattacaagtcttgctaaccagattataaaggatggtgctattccgagtgagtggcagtcgagtgtaatagtgaattgtttcaagggcaagggtgatgcattagaaaggggtaactatagaggtttgaagttggttgatcaagtaatgaaagttattgaaagagtgattgataagttacttagagaaagaattgatatagataagatgcaatttggttttgttccagggcgtggcactacagatgcaatatttttactcagacagcttcaggaaaagtatttaggaaagagaaagaatctctattttgcctttgtagatttagagaaagcttttgatagagtgccacgtaaagttatttggtgggctatgagaaaattaggtgtggatgagtggctagttacgatggttcagtctatgtacagcaatgctagaagtcgtgtcaggattaacgattcacttagtgatgaatttagtgtaaatgttggtgtacatcagggttctgtacttagtcctttgttgtttattctagtcttagaagcgctgtcgatggagttcagaacaggttgcccatgggagttattgtatgcagatgatttggttctcataacagagtcgatggaagaattagttgaaaagtttgagaagtggaagaaaggactagaagagaaagggctgaaggtaaacacagcaaagtctaaagtcatgataagtagcattgcagccaagtgtgaccttgtagttggaaagtggccttgtggagtttgcaggaaaggggttggtagtaactcaattttttgtcagacttgcaagcattgggtacataagaagtgcagcagtattagtggaaggttaagagctggcatacagtttgtatgcaagcgttgcaaaggtgagattatagagaatgaagtatttccagctttaatgatgtacaacagtggctcgttagagatagtcaagaacttctgttacttaggtgatatgttgggcagtgaagggggtgttggaagaagtgttacttgcaggataggttctgcttggaaaaagtttggagagttacttcctttattgactagcagagtcctgtcaattgaggtaaaaggtaggttgtatgaggcctgtgtaagaagtgttatgttgtacggtagtgagacatgggcagtgaagcaggaagatcttgaccgtttagaaaggaatgatatgagaatggttaggtggatgtgtaaggccagtctgagagacagaaagagttcagatgagctaagaagcaggctaagtctctgtagaattaaagatgttatccagataagaagattgaattggctggggcacttggaaagaatggaggaggataattgggtaagaaagtgtagagacttgatagttcctggggcaaagcccagaggcagaccgagaaagacttggcaggaggttataaggacagacttgatagagaggaagttgagtttagatctaacacagtctagatcagattggaagagggtcattaatataccccgtccaacccatgctagcatggaaaacggacgttaagccgagaatgatgatgatgatgatgatgacctgTACTAGAGCACTCTAATTAtggagtttttttagtttttttatgggGTAACGACTGGatttttcctgtgttttaaGTTCAACTGAAATTGCAGtagttttttatgaaaagggtattatgcgtTCTCGGCCCACTGTCATGATtaagttttgaacttttacggaaacttattccgcaaaataaaataatattgcccgattgtttttgctatggcggagtaacaacggtttgtaaactgttttaattcagcttttgttgcgggaaattatttttttttaaatatcttacagtcgcaacactgcaATGGTGTGTGCcctccacttgatttacgacatactgcatacccgtactaaagcgctccacctcacCGAGTTGCACAGTTTGCGGTTCTTCTGAAGCGCTCCTCaaggcgttcaacaacagttacttgtggcttaacccggcttttcgacgccgggtctccCGGCTAGTCAGATTATATTAGCGATATGTgttaactttttatttatttgtattttatttattccttcagaaaacttcaaacaattttatattCCGTATGCAGGGTGTCTAGCAGTCCCTGAAATCCTGACTTTGAACAAATCGCCCTAAGAACCCTGACAATCAGATTAAATTTTTAACCACCTTTAATTTTGTAAAGGCCAGTTCGCTAAAACTAATGAAATGGGCTATTTGGCTAGTTTTTTTATgtgcacaaaaaataatttttaagagtaaaaatctttatttaaaacCTTGAAAATTCAAACGAAACCCTGACGAGTAGCGATATGACTTAGCACCCtggtaaaatttataaaaaatgtgtatgtcTGGATTTGCAAACATTTAACACAGTCCGCTTGTGACACTGAATACCTGTACTAATAACCCCAACATGATCTGCCTGCAAATAAGCGCCCAACCTTAGAATTTAATGATGTCCATACAATTATTATATCAATACTCTATGTATCCAACATGGTTGCTTGCGGTTGGGGCCATTCATTATGTTTATATTTCCAATATATAGCGATGCATGGTGGGAAATTTTGATGTCCGatgtacttttttgttttttcgtcaACTACCACAATGttccaataaaaatattttaaacttgtGTTCCAATATTTTCCGAGACGGCGGTCACAGTATGTAGATAACCAGGGTACTGGAAACAAGGTTGGAATGCAACAATACAACAAACGAACAAAATTTTGTTGTGTTTAGATAGTAAAAATGAATGTTATGTGAAACTCGCAGACAACTGTCTCGTCAATGTCATCTGACACTAGCAGTCATGTGGAAGTTAAAAATAACTCTCTGACGGAAATTGAAATCCTTCGAAGATGACCAACTTAATGTTCAGATCTTTACGTAAAAAACAGTGTCATTCTGGAAAGTGAAAATATGGTGTAATATAGTGTAAGAATAGATTCAACGTCACACCCTGTTTATCAAATTTAGTTGTCTGTCCCAACACAGTACAATTATAAACCTAGAGCCCAGGTTCTGGCTAGTAATGTATCCAGTTGAGTTAAGACTTTAACGATGTTCGGACAACTCATAGTAACAAAACAACGATCACATGAGAATTCATAAGGGCCCATCTCAACTGGGCAAAATTTTTCAAGTATTCTGATTGCCTTAAAATGATATATTGTAGCGTTAGGTTAGTGTTCGTTgatttgattgttttagattCAGATATTTGCAGTTTTGTTCGATTAAAGCTTTCCCAGTCCGTGTCTCAACCGAAAAAATACCACGTGACTTCCGAACTGGATAATGGACGTGTCAATAAAACGACGTCGTCACGTTGAGAAAGAAAACAGGCGTGTAAATCGTTCTTTTAGACGATTTACttcgaaaaacaaaaacaactattTGTTTCAGAGATTTGTataacaaagtttaaaaatatatttaaaatactaTTTTCCATAATTTAAGATTTGTACAACTTCGCGCACATTCAACTGATGACAATTTATAAAAGAGGAATGCGCTAGAAGTTGGTATTTTCGTACTTCGCATTAATATATACACATAACAGCAACCTTGCATTCAATCTTTTTAAACTTATGACAAAACTAGGTATAGGAGCTGCAAATAAAATTAAGTTTTCGTTTTTAATCAATTAAAATACATTATCACAATCTAATAAACCTCATTCCCAGTTCCTCACAAACATACATTTTGCTATAAATGAAGAGGTCTGGgaataagattttaaaattcatttattagattaaaacacaaaatttccTTAGCCCGATCAACAGGCCTTTAAGGGTTTTGTCTTGATCATCAAATTTTCAAGGGTTTTGTCTCGATCAACAGACTTTCAAGTAACTTGTTTCGATAGCTACAATATTTTGGCTCTGAACCTTCTATGGATTCCCAGAAAAGAGACGTGATTGGTCAAAAGAATAATACCAAGCCAGATATGAAAAGGTTTAAGTAATTTGGTTAGATATATATAGCTCTACAAAAAATAcctagaaaatataaaacagaaaaaattagAGAAGATAGCCACTTCAACCCGAGACTCCTTTCAGCGGGTCGAGGTTGCTGAAAACATTTGACTTGTCATACAACcaattaaaatgtttattatgAAGTTAAAAAATGTCTCCAGTAATATGAAGAAAACACAACATGAAAAGAAGTTGTGaaatatatatagatgtttATAAATGCATGTACAATGAAACGAAAACAGGGAGCCTTATTACGCATGCGCGATGTATTTTATTACACAGGAACGTGATGTTTCTTGCCTCGTGCTTTTAAACACACAAAGATTATATTTTTGCCACCCAATAACGCCATATATTTCAAATAAACGCCCAAGCTGAATTTTTTTGTCCCTTGTGCATCTATTTACGGGGTTAAACACTTGTTTGAAGATTACGGTATGGTTGCTGGAGACGCACAGCCACTTCAGAAAGATGATTTTTATTACTGTATAGATAAGAATGCACAGAATacgattatttaaaaacaaaacaggagATATAATTTGCACTAATGTACCCCCCGAAGTAAAGATTTGCTTCCTGAGTAAgctaacaattttaaaaaaacaaaacaaaacaaaacaaaacaaacaaacaaacaaacacaaatatgtaaatttaaatattcaaaacgacaaaaatatttaaaaagcctcTTTAAGaggtataaaacaaaatatttattaacagGGAGGTCCTTAGGACCCAAATTAATTCATCCATTCATCCGTACGACTTCGCTTCATGTTTCATCTTCAGCGCTATCCTCTTCTTGAAGAGGTTTGAAGACGTTTCCAGGACTTGACTCTGTAGAAAGTGGACTGAAAATAGATAAAATAAACAGTTAAACCTGGCTTGTGCTTTTTAATCACGGTTTATTTCCTTCTCAGGTGCACgattttttttaccagtaatttAGGATTTTGGTTAGGTCTCAGGTTGCTAATTTTTTCAGTCAATATTTAGATCTAAAAGTTGCTTAATGCTTAATTTTATTCAACTAATTTTCGtaactttttctatttttttcttgtacAAAAAAACTCAAGGCTATCTAATTTCTTTGGATGTTGACACAGCAGAGAATGTTTACAAAGCTGAAAGTTTCTTGAAACGCTAAGAATTGCTCAATGTGTTAATGCAGCGGCGCCAATATGATAACACGACACTATTTTTATTGGAAGACACCATTATACCGTGTTGCCGTTTATGGTAACAACAAAAAGATGCTTTTCTATTTCGCATCAATAAATCATTTTGCGTTCAGTGGCATAATTTGTCAACTGTCAAACCGGTTTTACAAATGTTTAATATAAAATCCGTCGAGTTTAACCTTTTTACTCAAAGCGTAATGGCTCAGTTGGCTAAAGCGTCATAACGTGAACCACAGAAGTCGTGGGTTTGAATCCCCCGAAGGCAGGTTTTCTAATCACGTAGAAATAATCACCCATTTTGGAGGTAGTTAGTTAGGAGTTGGAAAGCAATACTATCTTCGCAATCAAGATTGTAAAAATAGTCGGGTCCTACTTGTCAAGATTTTGTTAGAAATTTTCTTGGCCGTCATGGCGTGACCTTActcactaaaaaaataataaaaaaatcttacGAAGTATTTCGTAGAGCGGCTACATCTGGAAGCTGTGGTAATTGAGATTCGAGTGAGTGCAAAAGTTGCGAAAGAACTTGGTAGTAAGCGTGATTGTTTGtctaaaagatttaaaaaaaaaacacaaataaaaacaaatacaaataacaaaaataaacacaataaacaacaacaacaacaacaacaacaacaacaacaacaacgacgaaaacaataacaaatcaCCTTAATGACATATTCTTCATCTCCAGCAGTACTGCTAACCTTTCGTCGTTTTCCACCACGACCAGGTCCGACGTAAGAAGCTCTTCTTATAGATCTAGCCCCGTTTCTTGGGCTGGCCGCTTCCTCATTATTTCGGTCACGTCCTGGACACGCACACACTCGCACTTCAATCACTTGACGACCAAGTACCTGTCCACTAGAAAAGCACATAAAACACCATATACTTAGCTCTATTTCAGTCCAAGGATGAAGGATTTCATTTGGCCACTTTGTGTCTTTTATTTACGACTACGACTTTGGTAAGGGTTGAGATAAGAGAAGAAGGTAAAAATCTAGATGCTTAGGAAGTTTTCAGGTCTTTACATTTATACATCGACAAACCAACGTTGTAGCGATTTGAAAATTACCCGCAATTATTATACATAGCGAGATTAGCACTGGCTAATTAGCGGAGTTGCGATAAAAAAAGTTTcctaaaagatttaaaaaatgtgtaataTACATATGGAGTGATGGAGAGAACGGTGACATATCTTCGTCaactttgaaaatataaaacaaaaactttttttgcacgCATGTTTTATGCGAAGAAGTTGTATGAAATATTACCTATTTATTTTAAGGATTCCACTGTCGAAGTAAAGAAGTCCTTGTTATTCCTAAACCGAATGTGATGCCTCGTCACATTCCGATCAAGCCaatttcatttctttctttactttttgTTCCACTACAAATTCATACAATGCAAATAAGGATGTtcgaaaaataattacaaatgtTGTATAAAATATTCGAAATAACGCTTGAATTAAAAAGCTAGATATTAAACTTTTAGAgcgaaaaaatctaaaaaaatatgagCTGCCACAAAGCTATGTCCAGTCTCAAAGAATGTTGTTTAGCTGACAATAAACTCAGAGGAAAACAAGGGAAACTTACTTATtttccaaagtaaaaatgacgtcAATTCTTCGCTTTGAGTGACTGCTGTGACCACATGAATTGAAACACATGAAAGATAGAAGTTCTGTCTGAAACTCAGCACCAGCTGGAGGACCTGTGTAAGGTATCGTCAAAAAAAGCCGACCACTTTCCGACGTGTCGTATTGTGCTTGTCGTGTGTTTGCACGGATAAAGTGATAGCGAGGATtccctgaataaaaaaagaagtataCTATGCCTGTCAACAATCGGCAAAACATCATCacacaacaaacataaaaaatggcGTCACAGCTTGCTGGTTGAAGTGGAATTTCAAAACTTTCAAGGACTTATCCGCACACTGAAGTATCCTTGACACTGTACGACCCTACGAAGACATTGTAGGATTCATTCAAATTCACGACTCTTTGGAACAGTATCATTCGAGCTGAAGCTAAAAATTTAGGCTGCAGAAGAAAAGACCCTCGAACCTTCGTCATCTCCTTCAGCATGATTAGAACACCTTCTGACAGGTTCGCTTAACACATGATTCCCTTTAAACACCGCCAATATGTTCACGTAGGAGTTAGGCGGGGGTCTGGATGTTGTTTTGAATTTAAACGGACAGTGCGCTCCACGTTGAACATAGAGTTTCTCCAGGGACGGTGAATACGTATAATCGGCTGACTTGGTAGCACTCTCCGTGTGAGGTCCCAACGACAGCTTGAAGTCGTACACACCGGGAAACTTTGTCGTATCGGGAAGCTGTTCAACAGGGCTGCCGTGAAGCATAGCGTTGTTCTAAAAATAACATGATCGGGTGTACACTAAATTTCTTACAATCGCTATGCCGGGTTGGCCATTGAATTAAATTTGAAAAGCAAAATGCGTTATGatcaaataaaattttgattGGCAACCCAACACGGTTGTAGCAGTGAATTATCACACAGATATGCAATTTTTACGgcacacaaaaaaaacaaaaacaaatttaattaccAAGCACATCCTTGGTTGGGCAAAGTTATTCATGTTCGGCCGAGTATTCATAGGTGATAGTGAGTGGACAGCATTCGACATGCTTTGATTAGACTGCGGTGAGCACGTGACTACGTTGAACGGATTGGTTGCATTTGAAAAGTGTGGTGGAGAGTGTAGAGTGGAGAATTGTTCGGGTGAATTTTGCTGTGCAAAATAACTGCAGTCACTGTTTAGAAAAGACATCTGAAACAGAAGAAAGGTTATCTCATCAAAGGTTTGCTTCacgtgaataattttttttcattgtattttttttctcttcttttagagatgttttttgttattggtgagaaagatttaaacaataaaaaatcatGCGTTTCGTGAGGTATGAATCCTGTTATTTTTCTTAACCAGTTCTTAAATTTGCAGCTTTGCTTGAATATATTTTATGAACTATATTCTTAAGTAGAGagtcttttttataaaaatgtcattATTTTACCGCTCAAAAGTCGTTATGTAAAATACAAACACTACAGCACGCTGCTTTTTTAAGAAGAGTATATCTGAACAGCTAAAAACCGTTCTGCAAAGTAAACAAAAGGACCACACACACTTACCGTGCCGTGAGCATAGTCGCTCTCCTCCTCTGATTTCAAAGTCAAAGGAACATTATCTATAAAGGAAATATTTGAATTGTGTTTACCTAAAGTGAAGATAGTGAACATGAAGCCTTTGATGTCAAACagatacaaaacaaaaaagttgaCTAATTTCGCGTCTAGGTAAACTAGTTAGTTTGACTCAATTATTCTAACCACTCAATTTGACTCGATTATTTCAAGTCAGTTTGATTTGATCATTCTAATAAGTCAGTTTGACTAAATTATTTTGACCAATCAGTATGACTTGATTAGTCTAACCAGTCAGATTAACTCAATTATTCTAACCAGTCAATTTAACTCGATTATCCCAACCAGTAAGTTTGGCTCGATTTTCCAGCAAGTTATATCATTGTTAACCTTTATATTCCTGAACAGTATTCTGGGGTCAATTTTGTGTGAACTGAAATATTTTGCACGCAAAAGCTTTTCTATTCAgaaacgaaaaaatatttactttcaaatgcaaacaaatttaaTAGAATTTTTCTTCTCGTGACATTTTTGAACTCTGtcgtaaaacataaaaaatagaaaaaaaacgaAAGTGCTTAGGAAAGATGcctgatgatgatgacgaaTTCTCTAAGCGTGCTCCTCCTTGAAAAAAGACTTGATGCACTACGTCGTTAATGATACCACTACTAGCACAAAAATTATCAACCGTGGAGGAGTTTTAGTGGGAGGTATGCGTTTCTAGCTAATAGACTGGAACAATTCAATATTTTTCACCTTTCACAATTCAGGTGAGCGAATAAATTCTTTAGTCGCTAAAACTAGGAGAGTGAAAGTACACTCCACCACATACGTTAAATTGACTTAAGTATGACATTAGGACATTCCAGACACACGCGCGTTTACTTTacgcatttttttttacttttatcaaaTGTTTAGATCAGGAAGTCAACAaagtaaagtaaataaaaaattcggGCAAGACAGAATTACAGATGGCATGCCAGCTGATGCAGGGGATGCCGTACTGGATAAGCATCTGCCTACACCCATTGCCTAGGTTGTTATTAACGAATTAACGTCCCGTAAATTCCTTCTACGAGATTGATTATTTGCAA encodes the following:
- the LOC130630551 gene encoding cellular tumor antigen p53-like isoform X2 is translated as MSTEQNYMNDIDDNTLNLLPSITGCDGDDIRGEENLDLQLDRMNMNEPPPQFLQQLISHTTDNVPLTLKSEEESDYAHGTMSFLNSDCSYFAQQNSPEQFSTLHSPPHFSNATNPFNVVTCSPQSNQSMSNAVHSLSPMNTRPNMNNFAQPRMCLNNAMLHGSPVEQLPDTTKFPGVYDFKLSLGPHTESATKSADYTYSPSLEKLYVQRGAHCPFKFKTTSRPPPNSYVNILAVFKGNHVLSEPVRRCSNHAEGDDEGNPRYHFIRANTRQAQYDTSESGRLFLTIPYTGPPAGAEFQTELLSFMCFNSCGHSSHSKRRIDVIFTLENNGQVLGRQVIEVRVCACPGRDRNNEEAASPRNGARSIRRASYVGPGRGGKRRKVSSTAGDEEYVIKTNNHAYYQVLSQLLHSLESQLPQLPDVAALRNTSPLSTESSPGNVFKPLQEEDSAEDET
- the LOC130630551 gene encoding cellular tumor antigen p53-like isoform X3, encoding MSKNILPIDLFPEMGIKGMNMNEPPPQFLQQLISHTTDNVPLTLKSEEESDYAHGTMSFLNSDCSYFAQQNSPEQFSTLHSPPHFSNATNPFNVVTCSPQSNQSMSNAVHSLSPMNTRPNMNNFAQPRMCLNNAMLHGSPVEQLPDTTKFPGVYDFKLSLGPHTESATKSADYTYSPSLEKLYVQRGAHCPFKFKTTSRPPPNSYVNILAVFKGNHVLSEPVRRCSNHAEGDDEGNPRYHFIRANTRQAQYDTSESGRLFLTIPYTGPPAGAEFQTELLSFMCFNSCGHSSHSKRRIDVIFTLENNGQVLGRQVIEVRVCACPGRDRNNEEAASPRNGARSIRRASYVGPGRGGKRRKVSSTAGDEEYVIKTNNHAYYQVLSQLLHSLESQLPQLPDVAALRNTSPLSTESSPGNVFKPLQEEDSAEDET
- the LOC130630551 gene encoding cellular tumor antigen p53-like isoform X1, giving the protein MYIYNCVRIISCAHLQLYLMSTEQNYMNDIDDNTLNLLPSITGCDGDDIRGEENLDLQLDRMNMNEPPPQFLQQLISHTTDNVPLTLKSEEESDYAHGTMSFLNSDCSYFAQQNSPEQFSTLHSPPHFSNATNPFNVVTCSPQSNQSMSNAVHSLSPMNTRPNMNNFAQPRMCLNNAMLHGSPVEQLPDTTKFPGVYDFKLSLGPHTESATKSADYTYSPSLEKLYVQRGAHCPFKFKTTSRPPPNSYVNILAVFKGNHVLSEPVRRCSNHAEGDDEGNPRYHFIRANTRQAQYDTSESGRLFLTIPYTGPPAGAEFQTELLSFMCFNSCGHSSHSKRRIDVIFTLENNGQVLGRQVIEVRVCACPGRDRNNEEAASPRNGARSIRRASYVGPGRGGKRRKVSSTAGDEEYVIKTNNHAYYQVLSQLLHSLESQLPQLPDVAALRNTSPLSTESSPGNVFKPLQEEDSAEDET
- the LOC130630551 gene encoding cellular tumor antigen p53-like isoform X4, which translates into the protein MLFHERMNMNEPPPQFLQQLISHTTDNVPLTLKSEEESDYAHGTMSFLNSDCSYFAQQNSPEQFSTLHSPPHFSNATNPFNVVTCSPQSNQSMSNAVHSLSPMNTRPNMNNFAQPRMCLNNAMLHGSPVEQLPDTTKFPGVYDFKLSLGPHTESATKSADYTYSPSLEKLYVQRGAHCPFKFKTTSRPPPNSYVNILAVFKGNHVLSEPVRRCSNHAEGDDEGNPRYHFIRANTRQAQYDTSESGRLFLTIPYTGPPAGAEFQTELLSFMCFNSCGHSSHSKRRIDVIFTLENNGQVLGRQVIEVRVCACPGRDRNNEEAASPRNGARSIRRASYVGPGRGGKRRKVSSTAGDEEYVIKTNNHAYYQVLSQLLHSLESQLPQLPDVAALRNTSPLSTESSPGNVFKPLQEEDSAEDET